One window from the genome of Leptospira johnsonii encodes:
- a CDS encoding class II glutamine amidotransferase, with amino-acid sequence MCELLGMSANVPTDICFSFTGLVQRGGKTGPHKDGWGIAFYEGKGCRVFQDPQASADSQLAELVRGFPIKSNLVISHIRKANRGKVDLKNTHPFVRELWGYYWTFAHNGQLKGVKKEPIKDFTPVGTTDSEYAFCWVLSELKKKFKTRPKNETLLSQEIRKLLSKLGKKGVSNILISDSKYLYAYCSTKLVYITRHAPFGEAKLIDADLSIDFREHTNPKDIVTVIATSPLTQNEIWTHFLPGEFQVWKEGKQWQRFSPDIK; translated from the coding sequence ATGTGTGAACTTTTGGGGATGAGCGCCAATGTTCCAACAGATATATGCTTTAGTTTCACTGGCCTTGTCCAAAGAGGTGGGAAAACCGGACCCCATAAAGATGGATGGGGGATCGCATTTTATGAAGGCAAGGGCTGCAGAGTTTTCCAAGATCCTCAGGCAAGTGCGGACTCTCAGCTAGCTGAACTCGTCCGCGGCTTTCCTATCAAAAGTAATTTAGTCATTTCTCATATCCGAAAAGCAAATCGCGGTAAGGTGGATCTAAAGAATACACATCCTTTCGTCCGAGAACTATGGGGTTACTATTGGACATTCGCTCATAACGGACAATTGAAAGGAGTGAAGAAGGAACCGATAAAGGATTTTACACCGGTTGGGACCACGGATAGCGAGTATGCTTTTTGTTGGGTACTTTCTGAATTAAAAAAGAAGTTTAAGACAAGACCTAAGAACGAGACACTACTTTCCCAAGAGATCCGCAAACTATTGTCCAAGCTCGGAAAAAAAGGAGTCTCGAATATTCTAATTTCGGATTCAAAATATTTATATGCATACTGTTCCACAAAACTCGTTTATATCACTAGGCATGCTCCATTCGGAGAGGCCAAACTGATAGATGCGGACCTAAGCATAGATTTTAGAGAACATACAAATCCAAAAGACATAGTCACAGTTATAGCCACGAGCCCCCTGACCCAAAACGAAATTTGGACCCATTTTTTACCTGGAGAATTTCAGGTCTGGAAAGAAGGAAAACAATGGCAAAGATTTTCTCCAGATATTAAATAG
- a CDS encoding DUF5329 domain-containing protein has protein sequence MKKISFFILFTFLILSSAFVFGSEPEDEIKALVSSLDSCKGCIFIRNGSEHKLDDAKAHLLKKYDAAKSKISSTEDFIKGLASKSSITGTPYKIKFPDGKEVESEKWLTDKLKELRNPPAVTKQKKSK, from the coding sequence ATGAAAAAAATCTCATTCTTTATCCTATTCACTTTTTTAATTTTGAGTTCCGCTTTTGTTTTTGGATCCGAACCTGAAGACGAGATCAAGGCTTTGGTTTCTTCCTTGGATTCATGTAAGGGGTGCATCTTTATACGAAATGGTTCGGAACATAAACTGGACGATGCAAAGGCACATTTACTAAAAAAATACGATGCAGCCAAAAGTAAAATAAGCAGCACTGAAGATTTTATCAAAGGATTAGCAAGCAAATCCTCTATCACGGGAACTCCTTATAAGATAAAATTCCCTGACGGAAAGGAAGTAGAATCCGAAAAATGGCTTACTGATAAATTGAAGGAACTACGTAATCCTCCGGCAGTAACCAAACAAAAAAAGTCAAAATAG
- a CDS encoding glycosyltransferase family 4 protein — MLPSTYISSYPTAGPFRILVVTETFPPEINGVAKTLHRMLGDLLQRGHEIILVRPKQGHNDYATASGNYREVLVRGAKIPLYEDLRFGFPEKYLLRRLIELEKPDIVHVVTEGPLGWSAVRAARHVGIPIISDFRTNFHAYAKYYKFGFAGKLVHNYLKGLHNRTQMTLVPTAQIREQLTAQGYTNVQVVSRGIDSDLFHPARRNSKLKSEWGLKSSELGILYVGRLAPEKNLDLLVKTFRRIQSRVPNAKLILVGDGPSKEKLQKENPDFIFRGMRKGKELAEHYATGDLFLFPSLTETFGNVIVEAMASGLPIVAYNYAAANQHLKHGKSALLCGFDKEEEFIEQSCLLAENKKLASRLGIAARKIAASCTWEDVTDSLEMTYSKLSLSKKKTAKSKRTMKLKVQMVRS, encoded by the coding sequence ATGCTTCCATCGACATATATCAGTTCTTATCCAACAGCAGGTCCCTTTCGGATCTTAGTTGTGACCGAAACATTTCCTCCAGAGATCAACGGAGTCGCCAAGACACTTCATAGAATGTTAGGCGATCTTTTACAAAGAGGTCACGAGATCATTCTGGTGCGTCCTAAACAAGGCCATAACGATTACGCCACAGCAAGCGGAAATTATAGAGAAGTTTTAGTAAGAGGAGCAAAAATCCCCTTATACGAAGATCTAAGATTCGGATTTCCAGAAAAATACTTACTGCGCAGATTAATCGAATTAGAAAAACCTGATATAGTGCATGTGGTTACAGAAGGACCGCTGGGCTGGTCCGCAGTCAGGGCAGCCAGACATGTGGGAATTCCTATCATCAGTGATTTTAGGACAAATTTCCACGCATACGCGAAGTATTATAAATTCGGATTTGCAGGGAAACTGGTCCATAATTACCTAAAAGGACTTCATAACAGGACCCAAATGACTTTGGTTCCGACTGCTCAGATCAGAGAACAATTAACCGCTCAAGGTTATACTAATGTACAAGTGGTTTCGAGAGGAATAGATTCCGATCTATTCCATCCTGCTCGTAGGAATTCCAAATTAAAATCGGAATGGGGACTCAAATCCTCCGAACTTGGAATTCTATATGTAGGAAGATTGGCTCCTGAAAAAAATTTGGACCTATTAGTAAAAACTTTCCGCAGGATCCAATCCAGAGTTCCAAACGCAAAATTGATCCTAGTGGGAGACGGACCTTCCAAAGAAAAACTACAAAAGGAAAATCCTGATTTCATATTCAGAGGAATGAGAAAAGGAAAAGAACTGGCGGAACATTATGCCACAGGAGATCTATTTCTTTTTCCAAGTCTTACGGAAACTTTCGGGAATGTGATCGTAGAAGCGATGGCATCCGGACTTCCTATCGTAGCCTATAACTACGCCGCCGCCAACCAACATCTCAAACACGGTAAGTCAGCCTTACTCTGCGGTTTCGACAAAGAAGAAGAATTTATAGAACAGTCCTGCCTGTTAGCAGAAAATAAAAAGTTGGCTTCCCGATTGGGTATTGCTGCAAGAAAGATCGCTGCGTCCTGCACCTGGGAAGATGTCACCGATTCTTTAGAGATGACTTACTCGAAACTTTCTCTTTCTAAGAAAAAAACTGCCAAGTCCAAGAGGACAATGAAGTTGAAAGTGCAGATGGTAAGAAGTTAG
- a CDS encoding winged helix-turn-helix transcriptional regulator yields MSVSKKRSNCPISCSLDIWGDKWSLLIIRDLMFNKKGTYGDFLKSEEGIATNILASRLQSLEENGLIEKSDHPDSKAKVLYMLTQKGIDLLPVFFEIYIWAEKYFDIPKEIKAALKEAKKDKESFIRSKTKELRK; encoded by the coding sequence ATGTCAGTGAGTAAAAAAAGATCGAATTGTCCGATTAGCTGTTCCCTGGATATCTGGGGCGACAAGTGGTCACTTCTCATTATCAGGGATCTTATGTTCAACAAAAAAGGAACTTACGGAGACTTCCTAAAGTCTGAGGAGGGTATCGCTACAAATATTTTGGCATCCAGACTTCAATCATTGGAAGAAAACGGTTTGATCGAAAAATCGGATCATCCGGATAGCAAAGCTAAAGTTCTATACATGCTCACGCAAAAGGGTATCGATTTGCTGCCGGTATTTTTTGAGATCTATATTTGGGCCGAAAAATATTTTGATATCCCAAAAGAAATAAAAGCCGCATTGAAAGAGGCAAAGAAGGACAAGGAATCCTTTATTAGATCGAAGACGAAAGAATTGAGAAAGTAG
- a CDS encoding SDR family oxidoreductase produces the protein MKQTILVTGASSGIGLLLANKLHENGHTVIGTSRNPEKYNLPFKLLELDISSDKSIESFPKRLFSQIESLDVLINNAGYLVSGLAEETPIDLGRQQFETNFWGTVKLTNQLLPYFRKQRHGKIITVGSILGLIGLPTVAYYSASKHSLEGYFKVLRFELRDFNIKVSMVEPMGFKTNIGDSAVRSKVKIDDYDLLRKQTTAFSKEAFDTAPTPEPVVNTVLKIIDQKDPKFNFPVGQGAPFILTMQHYAYKAFENSILKRVRKAI, from the coding sequence ATGAAACAAACAATTTTAGTAACAGGAGCTTCTTCAGGTATCGGGCTCCTTCTTGCCAATAAACTCCACGAGAACGGCCACACTGTCATCGGAACAAGCCGCAATCCTGAAAAATACAACTTACCTTTTAAATTATTAGAATTAGATATTTCTTCCGACAAGTCGATCGAGTCCTTTCCGAAACGGCTCTTTAGTCAGATAGAAAGTCTGGATGTTCTGATAAATAACGCAGGTTATTTGGTATCGGGCCTTGCCGAAGAAACTCCTATTGATCTTGGAAGGCAACAATTCGAAACCAATTTCTGGGGAACGGTTAAACTTACGAATCAGCTATTACCTTATTTTAGGAAACAAAGGCACGGAAAGATTATCACAGTCGGATCTATTCTAGGCTTAATAGGTCTTCCTACAGTTGCCTACTATTCAGCTTCAAAACATTCGTTAGAAGGTTACTTTAAAGTTCTACGTTTCGAGCTAAGGGACTTCAATATTAAAGTCAGTATGGTTGAGCCAATGGGTTTCAAAACCAATATAGGCGATAGCGCAGTTAGATCCAAAGTAAAAATTGACGATTATGATCTACTTCGAAAACAAACCACTGCGTTCTCGAAAGAAGCATTCGATACAGCTCCTACTCCTGAACCGGTTGTAAATACTGTATTGAAAATTATAGATCAAAAAGATCCGAAATTCAATTTCCCGGTAGGTCAAGGAGCTCCGTTTATTCTTACGATGCAACATTATGCATATAAAGCGTTTGAGAACTCAATTTTGAAAAGGGTACGTAAAGCGATATAG
- a CDS encoding NADP-dependent oxidoreductase gives MKAYVIKNYSKKNNLLSAEMPEPVLKNKDVLVQVHSAGVNLLDSKIRNGEFKLILPYKLPLILGHDVAGVVVKVGSSVQKFKVGDEVYARPADHRIGAFAELIAIDENDLALKPTNLTMEEAASIPLVGLTAWQALVEKANLQKGQKVFIQAGSGGVGTFAIQLAKHLGATVATTTSATNFDLVKSLGADIIIDYKKDDFETTLKDYDLVLNSQDAKTLEKSLRILKPGGKLISISGPPDPDFAVEIGSSWFIKFLLTLLSFGVRKKAKQLKVNFSFLFMRAEGKQLGEITSLINAGIIRPVIDKVFPFEKINEAMAHVESGRAKGKVVVKVK, from the coding sequence ATGAAAGCATATGTTATTAAAAATTATAGTAAGAAGAACAACTTGCTGTCAGCGGAAATGCCGGAGCCAGTACTAAAGAACAAAGACGTATTGGTTCAAGTCCATTCAGCGGGCGTAAACTTATTGGATTCAAAGATCAGGAACGGTGAATTCAAACTCATATTGCCTTATAAATTACCTCTGATCCTGGGGCATGATGTAGCCGGTGTAGTGGTCAAAGTCGGGTCAAGTGTGCAAAAATTCAAAGTTGGGGATGAGGTTTATGCAAGACCTGCTGATCACAGGATCGGCGCTTTTGCCGAACTTATCGCGATTGATGAAAACGATTTAGCACTTAAGCCTACAAACTTGACTATGGAAGAAGCAGCTTCTATTCCTTTAGTCGGCCTGACTGCATGGCAAGCGTTAGTCGAAAAAGCAAATCTCCAAAAAGGGCAAAAAGTTTTTATCCAAGCAGGTTCAGGAGGGGTTGGCACATTTGCAATTCAGTTAGCTAAACATTTAGGGGCAACTGTCGCCACAACAACTAGTGCAACTAATTTCGATTTAGTGAAAAGTCTTGGAGCGGATATCATAATTGATTATAAGAAAGATGATTTTGAAACGACGCTCAAAGATTACGATTTGGTATTGAATAGTCAAGATGCGAAGACACTTGAAAAATCATTACGAATCCTAAAGCCCGGTGGAAAACTCATTTCAATTTCAGGTCCTCCTGATCCTGATTTTGCCGTAGAAATCGGTTCATCATGGTTTATAAAATTTCTTTTAACCTTACTGAGTTTTGGAGTTAGGAAAAAAGCAAAACAACTCAAAGTAAATTTCTCTTTTCTCTTCATGCGAGCAGAAGGAAAACAACTCGGCGAAATAACATCCCTGATCAATGCCGGCATCATTCGTCCAGTTATAGACAAGGTATTTCCTTTTGAAAAGATCAACGAGGCAATGGCTCATGTGGAAAGCGGTCGCGCAAAAGGAAAAGTTGTAGTTAAAGTTAAGTGA
- a CDS encoding adenylate/guanylate cyclase domain-containing protein — MKFLLQKISNAGIDSSTGWREAKGIKLRNRIALVTAILIFCNIPLQIFFWPQSKITLSILSVESPLLLLPILLNSHRFYRLSYVLLMLVSQTLIIVYSLLGGPGTHTGLFTVTVILTAFFSGGNEYPRIRNAIIAYCTFSFLFLEFYFQLFPPILSFESLYLEWLRRTIDFGLIAFTLGISFDIAKEIRNSDDEIENEREKSENLLLNILPRTIATQLKLDHGVIAERYEESSVLFADIAGFTVMSSTMAPDQVVQMLDEVFREFDDLARRLGLEKIKTIGDAYMVAAGLPERRSDHCEAIFKLAVEMQDLMREKFSIKYNGLALRIGIHTGPVVAGVIGTVKFAYDLWGDTVNTASRMESHGVTGHIQVTEAVYEKLKNRYTFELRGELDIKGKGKMKTYLFPV; from the coding sequence ATGAAATTTTTATTACAAAAAATTTCTAATGCAGGTATAGACTCCAGCACAGGATGGCGGGAGGCAAAGGGAATCAAATTGCGCAACCGCATAGCGCTCGTAACCGCCATTCTCATCTTTTGCAATATTCCACTGCAGATCTTTTTCTGGCCACAAAGCAAAATTACACTCAGCATATTATCGGTTGAGAGTCCTTTACTTCTTTTGCCTATTTTATTGAACTCTCATCGATTCTACAGATTGTCGTACGTTCTACTTATGCTTGTGTCTCAGACTTTGATTATCGTCTATTCACTTTTAGGAGGACCGGGCACACATACAGGACTTTTTACAGTGACCGTTATTTTAACTGCATTCTTCTCCGGCGGAAATGAATATCCTAGAATACGTAATGCGATCATTGCTTACTGTACTTTCTCCTTTTTGTTCCTTGAATTTTATTTTCAGCTATTTCCTCCTATTCTTTCATTCGAGTCTCTCTATCTTGAATGGTTGCGCAGAACAATCGACTTCGGTTTGATTGCATTTACACTTGGAATTTCTTTCGACATCGCCAAAGAAATTCGCAATTCGGACGATGAGATTGAAAATGAACGGGAAAAGTCCGAAAATCTGCTACTAAACATACTCCCAAGAACGATCGCTACCCAGCTGAAACTCGACCATGGAGTGATCGCTGAACGTTATGAAGAATCGAGCGTTCTCTTTGCGGATATAGCCGGTTTCACAGTAATGTCTTCTACAATGGCTCCGGATCAGGTTGTCCAAATGCTCGACGAAGTATTCCGCGAATTCGATGATTTAGCACGGAGACTTGGTTTAGAAAAAATCAAGACGATCGGTGATGCCTACATGGTTGCGGCGGGCTTACCCGAGAGACGTAGTGATCACTGCGAAGCGATCTTTAAACTTGCAGTCGAGATGCAGGATCTGATGCGTGAAAAATTCAGCATAAAGTATAACGGACTCGCTCTGCGCATCGGCATTCATACAGGCCCTGTAGTTGCAGGTGTGATCGGTACAGTCAAATTCGCATACGATCTGTGGGGTGATACCGTCAATACTGCAAGCCGTATGGAATCGCATGGTGTCACTGGTCATATTCAGGTTACAGAAGCGGTTTACGAAAAATTAAAAAATCGTTATACTTTCGAACTGCGAGGAGAACTTGATATTAAAGGTAAAGGCAAAATGAAAACTTATCTTTTTCCCGTATGA
- a CDS encoding DoxX family protein has protein sequence MENLDAKSISLWIMATIYTIAGILHFVIPKFYLRIMPPWIPYHKLMVQLSGIAEIALGLGLFFPQTKVLAAWGVVLLLIAVFPANVYHFQSRTRKDPPTWALLLRLPLQLLLIYWAYTFTY, from the coding sequence ATGGAAAACCTAGACGCTAAATCGATCAGTCTCTGGATCATGGCGACCATCTATACGATCGCCGGCATTCTTCATTTTGTGATCCCTAAATTTTATTTAAGGATCATGCCTCCTTGGATCCCTTATCATAAACTTATGGTTCAACTGAGCGGTATCGCTGAGATTGCTTTGGGACTTGGGCTTTTCTTTCCTCAAACCAAAGTTTTGGCAGCCTGGGGAGTAGTCCTTCTTCTCATCGCAGTATTTCCGGCTAACGTGTATCATTTCCAATCCAGAACCAGAAAAGATCCTCCTACTTGGGCTCTACTTTTAAGGCTTCCTCTGCAATTGCTTTTGATCTATTGGGCCTATACTTTTACATATTGA